The sequence below is a genomic window from Mycobacteroides abscessus ATCC 19977.
CATTCTGCGCGGGGTCAACCTGTTCCCGTCCCAAATCGAAGAGCTTATTCTCACCATTCCTACGCTCGCACCACATTTCGAGTGTGTGATTGACCGACCGACGCGCTTGGACCGGCTGACTGTGAACGTGGAACACCGTTCGGGGACAACGCCTGCCGAATGCGACACCGCAGGGGCAGCGCTGGCGCACCTGATTAAGCAGAAGATCGGCGTCAGTGTCACAGTCGACGTGCTGGCGCCCAATACGATTGCCCGGTCCGAGGGCAAAGCCCGAAGGATCGTCGACCATAGATAGCGCCGGTCACGGACGGTTTTGGCACACTATGTCGATGGATCGACCAGATGCGCATGAGCTGTGCGCGGCAGTAGCCCAGCGAATCGAGCGCAACGAGCCAGACTTGACGGCGCGTATCCGCGCCGAACTTCCTTCGTACACGAGGCTCTCCGAGAGCGAGCACCGCCGCACGGTGCACGAACTGGCACGTCGACTGCTGACCGGCATCGCCGATCGCGAGGGGCCGGTTGCCGAACATCTGCAGTACACCCGCCGCGCTGCGCTGCGCCGGATGCAACTCGGCGTCTCCGCCTACGACATGATGCGGTCCTTTCATATCGTGAGCTCGGGTATCTGGAACGCGCTGCAGACCGCACCGGAGGCCAACGACGCTCTGCTGCTCGACCTGGTAGAGCCACTGGCCACCTGGACGGAAGCACTGACCGCGGCGGTTGTCGACGCGTTCATTGAAGAGCAACCAGTCCGGTCGGTCCACGAAATGAAAACCAGGCGCGAGTTCTTCGCAGAATTGGGTGACCGGAGCCGCGCCGAGCGAACAGCGGAAACAGCGCGCACGCTTGCGTTCGATGTCGATGGCGAATTCCAGGCGCTCTGTTCGCCGCGATCGGTGTGGCCGGACACCGAGGTGGAAATGCTGCAGCGGACCACCCGTCACCTGCCCGGTGTTGTTCAGTGTGGCGTTTGGGGCAACGTCCTGGTGGCGCTGGTGCAGGATTGCGACGTCGAGAACGTCTTGCGGAGCGCGCAGGCGATCAGCGGCGCGAGTGCCGAGTACGGCGTAGGACTGGCCCGTCGCGGCCTAGCAGGTGCACATCAGAGCTGTATCGATGCGGAGCGCGCGCTACGCATGGCGCGAGTGCAGAAGCTACCGGCGGCGCGGTTCGTCGATTGGTGGCTCGAAGCATCGCTGTTGGATTTCCAGAGTCAGCTCGCCGTGCTCTTTGACGCAGTCCACGAGACTGCGACAAAGTACCCGGATCTTGCCGAGGCTGTGTTGGTGTTCGCGGACTGTGGATTTTCCCTGGCTCGGGCCGCGCGGAGACTTCAGGTGCACCCCAATTCGGTGGCCTACCGACTGACCCGTTGGCAGCAGTTGAGCGGCGCGGATCCCCGCACCTTCGACGGGCTGGCCCGCTCAGTGATCGCGTGCCGACTCACGTGCCCGGTTTGACTAGTATCCCTGTTGTCCAAGACAAGCCATCATTTGTGGATCGGCGTCCGCTGCCGACTACGCGGCACTGGTTGCGGACTGCACGAACGACTTGAGCGAGAAGCCCGGACTACGCGCATCGGTGGGGCTCGGGCGCTTGTCGCCGGCCAGTATGCGGCGGGCCGCCAGATGATCGCCGGGCCGGTTGATCGACTCGACAGAGACCAAGGTCTGGTCGTTGAAGCGAAGTACTGAGAAGGCTTGCGCGTCACCAACCACCACGGATTCGCTTACCTCAAGGGCCTTTCCGGCGATCTGGAGTTTTGCGGAGTACTGGTGCGTCCAGAACCACGGTACGGCGACGTAGTTTTCGACGGATCCGGTGAGTCGGGCAGCGACGAACCGACCATGGTCCACCGCGTTCTGTACCGATTCCAGTCGTATCGAGGCGCCCGAGCCAGACACGGGGAAGGCCGCGCAATCGCCGACCGCTGATATCGCAGGATCCTTGGTGAGCAGCGCGGCATCCACACAAACTCCGTTGTCTACGGCCAGCCCTGCCTCGGCCGCGAGTTCAATGTTGGGTACCACACCGACGCCGACGACCACCAGATCGGCGGCCATCGTTGTGCCACACGTCAATTCGACTGTGTCTAGTTTTCCGGCGCGGTCGGTGCGGATGGCGGCCAACGAGCGTCCCAGATGCACGTTGACGCCTTCACGTGCATGCAAATCCGCCAGGTGCTGCGACACGTGCGGCGAAACAACACGTGCCATCACTCTGTCGACGGCTTCGACAACATGCACCCGTTTGCCGCGCTTACGGGCCGCGGCAGCAACTTCGAGGCCGATAAAGCCTGCGCCGATGATCACGATATCGTCCGAGGTGCCGATCCTCTCGCGAATATCGCGCGCGTCATCGAGCGTGCGCAGCCCAAGCACGCCAGGCGTGTTGGCGCCGGGGACCGGAATTTCCCGGTTGCGGGCGCCGGTGGCGAGTACCAGATGCCCATAGCCGAGGCGGCTACCATCGTCGAGCGTGATTGTGCGTTGAGCGCGGTCGATGCTGACGGCGGCGGCACGCCGAAATTCGATGCGCTGTATTTCGTAGAATTCGTGGGCCCGCAAGGGTGGGGGCTGATCGACGGTGCCGCACAGGTACTCCTTGGACAGCGGCGGACGTTGATACGGCGATCTGGCTTCTGCGTCCACGATGACGATTCGATCGCTAAAGCCGAACTCGCGCAATGAGACAGCGACTTGTACACCCGCGTGGCCGGCGCCGACGATCACCACCGCGGCATCCTCACGGTCTGGTGGCACCGGCATCGAATCGGAGAGGGCTGGCATTGCGGAGCTTAGCCTTTCCGCACTGATTGTGCGACAGGGGATTCAGTATCGAGGGGGATTTCGACGGTAATCGCCCCTAGTGCGTTGTCGACTTGAACCTGACAGGCAAGACGGCTCGTCGGACGGCGCGCGCACTCGGTGAAGTCGAGCATCTCGTCCTCGTCATCAGCAATCGGCGGTAGCCGTAGGTAGTCGGCGTCGTCGACATATATGTGGCAGGTGGCGCACATCGCGTTGCCGCCGCAGTCGGCGGTGATACGTGGCACGTCATGGGAAACCGCGACATGCATGAGCGATACGCCTTCTTCTGCGTCAAGAGATTTCGTGTAGCCGTCGCTATTGGTGAAGGTTATTTTCATCGTTACCTCGATGCGCTCTCGATGGGTTTTTCGTCGTGGACAGGTAGCCGCATTTTGCCCAACTTGGCCGAATGAGCTTCGATCACATCCCCCGGTCGGAGGTAGCGCGGAGGATCGAATTGGAATCCGCAGCCGCCGGGCGTTCCGGTCAGGATGATGTCCCCGGCGCGCAGGGCGATGGTTGCACTCACTGTTTCAACAACCTCGGCGAAGCCGAGAGTCATGTCTACCGTTGAACCGCTCTGCCGCAGTTCGCCGTTGATCCGAAGTTCGAAGTCGAACGTTTCAAACGTCGTATCTGAGCCGGTGGTAAAGAGCCACGGGCCAGTTGGGCAGAATGTCGGGTATCCCTTGCCGCGGACAACCTGCGCCTGCAATGGCGAACCGCCGAAGCCGAACGGTAGCGCAACATCGCGGGCAGTGATGTCGTTGGCGAGCATATATCCGGCGACGTGCTTGATCGCCTGACTGCGCTCGATGCGGTATCCGGGTTTCCCAATGACGACAGCAATTTCGATTTCGTAATCGAGTGCGTGCGATGTCCGCGGCGCGATGACGGCGTCACGGGGGCCGCTAATGCTGGTGGGCGACTTCATGAAGACGACGGGGTCCGCCATCTTCGGCAGCGGGGAATCGGTGTCTGAATGTGTCGGGTAGTTGAAGCCCAGAGCAATGACCTGGCCGGGCTCGGGAATCGGGGCCCCCAACGCAACGGAGTCGAGCGGCACCGGTTCGAAAGAGCCACCAGCGAGTTCGTCAGAGATCAACGGCGAGATCTGCGGTAACAGTGCTATCAGCTCGCGTGCCGAGGACACCTGGATGTCGTGACGGGCGAGCATCGGCGCAAGGGGAGCGACGGTGTCATCGTCGATGAGCACGCCGGGTTGCCATTGATCGGCACCGGCGAAGCTGACGATCCGCAAATTCATCAGTACTTTCCCATTTCAATTGTTGTGAAATATCAAGTTGTACAACGGGTTATGTCACCATGCCGGTAGTTCGTCGACGTGTTGTACAGCGGGCACGGAGTCGGGATGTGCCCGCATCCAGTCGGCGATCTCGCCCGCGCTGGCGAGCCAGATCCGGGAGTCGTCCGCGATGCGGTCGATGAGGTTCACCACGGCTCCGACCCGGTCGGGTTGGTCCTGCCACGGAACATGGAAGACGAACGTGGCCAGGCCGCCGCTCGCGACCGTCTCGTCGAGATAGCGGTCGTACGCTGCGAGCAGGCCGGGGGCGCCGACCGCGTGCTCGCCGGGAGGCACCCTGAGCTTGGCGAATGAATCGAAGTAGTAGGACCCATCAACTGTGGACCATGCGAAGGGGAGCAGGGCCAGCCCATCTTGTAACCCACTGCGCGTACCAGCCAGCGACACGTGATCAAAGCCTGCCTGCGCCAACAGATCTAGGCTGTGGTCGCCCAGGAGACCGCCCGGCGGGCGGGCCCCCCTCGGCCGAATGCCGGTGCGCTCGAACGCATTCAAGCTTTCGGCTATCGAGTCGGCGATGGCACTGCCGGTCGATTTACTCCAGGGCTCGTGCAGCCAGCCGTGCCAGCCGATCTCATGGCCGTGTTCGAGGATGGATTCCAGAGCACGCGGGTAGTGCGCATAATTCCAGGTCTCGACGTAAAACGTGCACGCTGTGGACCGCTCTGCGAGCGCCGCAAGCAGGGCCGGCAGACAGTGCGTGACGCTGGGATGTGCACCGACCACGGTATCGGGAGGAAGCGCTCCGATCTGGATCTCGGCCGCCTCGCCGAGATGGTCGAAGGTGATGCATGCAGCGGCCCGCCGACCGTCCGGCCCCCATCCGGTCTGCCTCATCGCCCGGAGCTCACCATCATCGAGCGCATGAACGCAAAGCTCAGATCGGTGCCCCAATCGGGACGATCCGACGTGACGCGAATGTTGGGTAGCCGCTGCGGCAGCACCCGCATGAAATAGTCACCCTCGAGCCGAGAAAGCGGGGCGCCAAGACAGTAATGACCGCCGCCGGTGAACGCGAGGTGCCGGTTGGTTCCGCGAGTGATATCGAGGGTGTCCGGGCTGTCGAAGAAGCGTTCGTCGCGGTTCGCGGAAGCCAGCCCGAGCAGCAATTGGGCGCCTTCGGGGATCGACTGATCATGAAGCACCATGTCCTCACCCGCATAGCGGTGGACGACGTGCACCGGGGACCGATACCGGAGCGACTCCTCCCACGCCTTCGGCGCGAGATCCGGATTGTCGGCGAGCGTACGCATTTGCGCCGGATGCGACGAGAACCCGTAGACCGCATTCGTCAGAGCGACCATGGTGGTGTGATAGCTGGCGATGAACAGCCCGACGAGGGTGATGATCAGCTCGGTGCGAGTCATCTTCGACCCGTCCGCCTCGGCTTCCAAAAGCGCGCCGACAGCGTCGTCGCTGTCGAGCTTTCCCTGCAACGTATCGACAAGATCGCCGATGTAGTCGATGTAGAACTGTGCTGCAGCGTCGGCGGCCGCCAACTGTTCGGCGGTGATGCCGCCATGGCTGAGGATCGGATTGAGGTCCGGCATCCGCTCAAGCACGGAGTGCGCGTCGGACATTGGTGCATGCAGCAGCCGGCAGGCAATCTCGGCCGGCACCCGGCTGGCGAATTCGCCGACGAAATCGAATTCACCGTCGAAGTCCATCAGCCGGTCGATTCCGGCGCCGATGATCTCTTCGACCCACGACCGCATGGCGGCCACGGCTCGCGGCGAAAACGCAGCTGCAGCAAGCTTTCTTAAGCGCGTGTGTGAGGGCGCATCCATCGACGGCAGGGAGAATCGGTAGAACTCCGAAGCCGGCCCCGTGCCGATGTGAGCAGGGAACTCGCCAGCACGTGGCTGTACCCGGGCCGATGCGGTCTTGAGAACCCGGCTGACGTCGGCGTACCGCGTCAAGAGGTAGGCCTCGTGCCCATTCACCTCGACAGGCAAGACAGGCTGATTGTCCCGCAGATCCTTATAGACGGGGTAGCGATCGACCGCGCCCACGAGGTCGTCCAATTCCGTGCTGCTGAGTGTCATACCTGTCCTGCCTTGCTGAGCCGACGTGCTGCGGCGTGAAATGTGTCTTAGGCCTGATGTCTTGCGTCTTGGTGATGGGGATCACGTTAGTTGTGTTCGAGCGTCAGTCCTCTGGGGATACCGAGAAGATCGCATACCCGTTTTGGCGTAAGCGCGAACTGTGAAGCGACATCGTTGGTGGGCGCCGCGGTGTTGACCGCCTGCTCATGGCAGCTCTGAGCAGTTGGAACTCGTCGGAACACCGTTGAAGCGGTCCGCCAGCCAGGCCATGTTCCGCTCACCGTCTACCAACGGCGCCAGAAACAGATTGGTACCCAACTTGTTGAACAACGGTGGCAGCTCGTTGGTCCAGAATGTGACGTCGGCTCCCATTGCGCACCAGTCTTTCGCGGTTGCCATCGCATCCGCGTACGGCCCCACTGGGTCCCATCGATTGTGTTCGATGTACACCGGCCCGGTCGGTTTATGGTTACCGATTCGTTGAGCGTCACTGAGGCTCTTAAACGGTTCCTGCCGAACGGCCTGGAGAATATCGTTCTTGAACCAGGGCTGCACGTGGCGAAATGCGTAATCAGTCCCTGTCTGTAGCATGCATTGCCCCGCGGTGTTCTCGAACATTTCGAGGCCGCGAGGTGTGAGCATCTCCCTCAGGGGCTGGTCAAATTCGGGATAGGTCGCGACGATCGCGTTCAGCAGCCATCCCATCGCCCCAACGAGGAAGGAACCATCCGCCGAGGACGCCACGCTCGCCATATCGGTCACCGGTTCCATGGCAACGGTGCCGGCAATCTTGAGTTCGGGTCCATAGGTCGACGCCAGTTCGGCCGCTGCCAGTGCAGCCGAACCACCGGAGAACCAACCCCAAAATGCCACGGGCCCATCAGGTGTCAGCGAGGTACCAGGGAGTTTCTTCGCCGCCCTGGCGGCGTCGATCACCGCAGTCGCTGAGGCAATCCGCATGAGCAACTGCGGTGCCATCCGGCCGTGTACACCCGACCCGATACCGTCGGGGATCACGATGGAATATCCCCGCGCCAATAGCGTCGTGAGGAACATCGAATCCAAATTGACCATCAGATCGAACCCGGTGTCGCCCGACGCATGAATACCCTGGTTGATCAACCGCGATGCTGCGCATTGCTCACCCATTCCGTTCGGCAGCGGCGCGTAGACCAGTAGCGGCCTGGGCCCATCGCCCGGCCATGGGTTATCCGGTTCGATGTACGTTCCGGTCGCCGCTACCGGCTTGCCGTTGTTATCGGTGCTGCGGTACATGATCCGGGTTCCGGTTCCGACGTAGGAACCAAGCTGCCCTGACGGCTCCAACGCCAGTCGCGACGGTTCGGTGCGGATGAGATCCCCGAGAGCGCCCGCGGGGAGAGGCTCAGGCGGGGTATAGAACTGCCAGTATCGGCTCTCGTCGGCCCGAGCGGCACCCGGTGCAAAAAAAGGTGTTAATGCTAGTGAAACCAAGAGGACGGCAACCGATCTGATGGCAGCTCGCCAACGTCGACGATCGCAGTCAATCGCCACTGTTCGCGCCTTGGCCTGCGCGCAGTATTTGCCAATTGTCATACTGGGCATCTGTGCTCCACCTTGTCGGTTGGTCTCGTCTCGCTAGCCGCGAGGGCGCCCGTGACTGTGATGCAGCGCTAGGCTCACAGAATTTATGAACTGGCTCACATCCGTGTCTTTGTCGAAACGATGGATTTTCTACAGCTAGAACAGTGGAAACCAACAAACTTTCGGAGTGTTCTGGGTGTTCTGGGTTAGATCTGCGCTACGCAGATGGAGATACGTTGCAGTGGAACAAATTCCGCGTCAGATGGTTGGTGGCCTAGTGGCTGAGAGGCCGGTTCGGTCGCGCCGAGCGGATCGTCGCCGTGGCCTCGTGGCTGTTTTCCGCGAGTTGGATGCGCGGCCAGCTCGCGAGGTGACTAGAGGTCCTTGACGCCGTCGTCTTGCATGGCGCGGGCGACGAATTGGGCTTTGCTGACCGCCGGCCGCCCCCGCGACCACGGGCGACTACCTGATCAAATCTATCGGATAGATAACGATCGTTTGTGATTTGATAGGTACTATGGCGGTGTGAAGATACTGGCTTTGGGCGGCGCGGGTGCGATGGGGGCGGCGGCTGTACGCGCCGCACTCGATATACCCGGTGTCGAGGAGATTGTCGTCGCCGACCAAGATCTGGGTGCTGCCGAGGCTCTAGTACGACGCCTGGGGGAGGGGCCGGTCCCGACTCGAGCTATGTGCGTTGACGTGACCGATGCGGGAGCGCTCAGGACAGCACTCGAAGATGTTGATCTGGTCCTGAACACCGTCGGTCCCTACTTCCGTTTTGGATTGACGGTGCTGCGCATGGCAATTGAGACCAGAACCCACTACCTGGACATCTGCGATGATTGGGAGCCCACGTTGCAGATGCTCGGCCTTGACGAGATCGCACGTGCGCACGGTGTCTGTGCGGTGATCGGTATGGGTGCCAGCCCGGGAATCAGCAATCTGCTTGCCGCCACCGCCGCTGCGGAACTCGATGAGGTAGATGACGTCTACACGGCATGGCCGGTGGATGTCGGCGGCAGCGGTGCGGATACCGAAGAAAAGTCGCAGCTGTTGGGGGCAGACGGCCGGCCTACCGCCGCGGCGACGCATTGGATGGAGCAGGCCAGCGGCACGATCACCGCGGTCGGTGCCGGAAGGCTCGTGGAGAAGCGTCCGCTGAGCCCGGTCTCGTTGGAATTGCCCGCGGGGCGCCGGGGCACGGCCTACTCGATAGGCCATCCGGAGCCGATCACTGTGCAGCGCACGCTGAAACCGCGTGGCGACGCGCTGAATCTGATGGTCATCAAGCCCTGGACCGTGGCGTATCTCGACACACTGCGGCGCGACATGGACGCGGGCCGGCTGAGCAGAGAAGAAGCCGCGGAGGCATTCGCGGTGCCCAAGTTCCGCCGCGTGCTGCGTTCCGCCTATGTGGCACTTCGTCTCCGGGGGCCGGGCACACTCCCGCCGTTCTTCGCCGCAGTCACCGGCGAGCGGCACGAAAATCGATATACTGTGCTCGCCCGGTTGAATCTGGAAGGATCGCAATCGCATCCGATCAGAACTGCGTTGCGCGATATGGCGCGTATCACGGGCGTGCCGCTGGCGCTGGGGATGGCGCAGGTGATCGACGGGTCCGGCCGCCGCCCGGGCGTTCACCCGCCGGAGGCCGTCATCGAACCCGCGCGTTTTTTTGCCGATCTCGCCGTGGCCCTTGGATGTGACAGCGGAGTATCGCCCTACTTGGTTGAGCAGCAACCGCTGCCATGATCCGATCGCTGGCGCACCGAACGTAGGATGATTGAACACAATTCGCACGCTGCTGTTTCGGAGGTGAATGCTTGGACATCCAACACGTGCTGAACGCCGATATCTCCACTCGTAGCGTGGTCGAGAGCATGATCCGTGAGGACGCCACGATTGCCACCGGCGAGCTCTACGACGTTGCCAATATTCTCGGCATGAGCGACCAGCAGGTGAGGCTGTGTATCAAACGCCTTGTCGCGGAGGGGCGTTTTACGCAGGAGGGGCGGGGGCGCAAAGCGATCTTGCATGCCACGGGTGCGACCAGGAACACTCTGGAGCCCGATCTGGATTTTGTCCGCTATATGTACCAGCAGGACCGTGGTTTGGCGCCGTGGGATGGGGGGTGGCACCTCACCGCTTTCGCGGTGCCCGAATCGGCTCGAACCGCGCGCGATGCGATGCGTGAAGAGATCGTTCGCTTGGGTGGTGCACCGATTCAGGGGGGACTGTACGTGTGTGCCAACGCCTGGGAGTCCCGGGTCGGGGCGGCCGCGGAAAGGCTCGGCGTGGCGGAACATGTCACCATGTTCACCACGACCGACCTGGCGATTGGCGGCGAGACCGGCGCGCGTGAATTGGCCGAACGGCTCTGGCCGATCGATGCGATCGCCGAACGCCACCGCAGGCTGCTGGCAGTGGCCGAAGGGCTACTCCCGGTGCTGCGTACGGCGTCGCCCACCGAGTTGCTGACCCTTGCCGTCGCTCTTGCCGCGGAATTCACCCGGGCAGTCGAACCCGACCCGCTACTGCCGCCGCAGTTGCTCCCGCAGCCGTGGGTCGGTGCGGCTGCCCGATCGGCTGCTGCCGCATGCTGGGCAGAACTCGCCAAAACTGAAGCTGACCAATCTATTCGGCTCTTCGGCTGGTACCGCGAAGCGATTCAGCAGATCATCTGAACGGATCACTGCGCAGCATCCGTACCAGCCCGGCGCTGCCCAGCAGGGCGCCGAGGACTGTCAGACTGAACCAGAACCAGCCCCACGACGGCGGCAACGGAAAGAGCACGGCGACCGCGGCGCCGTATATGCCGATAGTCAAGCGAAGGCGCAGAACGTCGTTGAAGTTCGCGAGCGTCACGGTGGGACGGATCCGGCGCACGGAATACAGGTTGGCCGCTAGCAGGGTCAGCAGAAACATGAGGCCGAGCAGCTGGGCCCACAGTGGCGGGGCGCCGGCCCACGGAGCGGCGAAGGGCAGTGTCATCGCCGCGAGCAGTACGGCACCCGCTGCTTCACCCAAGGCCAGGCGCCGAGTGATGCGTCGCTGCACACCCATCGGGCTCAGTGCACTGGCTGTCCCGCAACATAATTCCGCATATTTTCCAAATACCCAGGGGCATAGAGCGATCGGGGAGCGAACACCGCGACCAGCGTCGAGCGCCAGTTTTGATCATTGTCGAGATCAGCCTTCACGATGTTGTGTGAGGCATCCGGGTACCGCTGCACCGTCAACTGTTGCGGCGGCAGTAGTTGGCGGTAAACCCGCTCCGTCTCGTTAACATCGACGTTGAGATCGTCGTCGCCCAGCGCGAGCAGCACCGGTACCTTGACTTGCGGCAGTATGCCGGTCACATCCGACAGATAGTTCTTACGTACGAAGTTCCAGCGATCGGCAGACATCGGATCGGAATCATGTTGAGTCGCAAGGTATTGCTCGTAGGTCGCATTGTCGCGCAGCGGCTGTAGGGTTGCGTTGTGGCTATCCAGGGCCGCCGCAATCTCGGATTCGGACGCGCCTTGATGCGTGAGCTTGGCGCGCGTATTGAACTCGCCCTGACGTAGCCAGTTCACCGCCGCACCCACCAGAATGACAAATTGCAGATCGGGCGTACGCGCGGCTACCTCCGGTACCACCCATCCGCCCTGGCTGATTCCCCACATCCCGATGCGCCGGGGATCGATATCGGCGCGTCCGCGGGCCCACCTGATTGCTGCCTCGGCTTCGGTCGCACGGTCATGCATGCTTTGGTCCAGCCAATTGCCGGCAGCCCCATCGATTCCCGGTTTGTTCCAGGACAGGGAGGCGTATCCGGCCTTGGCGAACGATTCCCAGATCGGTTTGTAGAAGCTGTTTCTGGTCGCATCGGCAGGTCCGTCTCCGTGGATGAAAACCACCAGGCCGAAGGGGCCGTTGCCGTCCTTGGGCAGCGCCAGCGTCGCCTGGAGCGGCTGAACCGAGCCGGGAATCGTCAGCCGTTCTTCGCGGATGGCGAAGTCGTTGGCATAGATAATCCAGCCACCGGTACCGAGGACAAGCGCGATCACGCATGCGGCCGCGACGAGCATGCGCCGGGTTGTTCTACCCGGAGTAAAACTATTGAACACGGCACGAGCGTATCAGTGTTGATAGATAAGCAAGGCTGTGTTCGGGCGCTGGGCCCGCTCAGTCGTCGGTGACCACGAGCGTGACGTCGATGTTCCCGCGCGTTGCGTTGGAGTACGGGCAGACCTGGTGCGCCTTCTCTGTCAGCTGCTGCGCTGCGTCATGGTCGAGGTTGGGCAGGGTGACCTCGAGCTCGACGGCGAGGGCGAAGCCGCCGTTGTCGGTGGGCCCCAGTGAGACTCGAGCTCCCACTGACGAGTCCGTGATGTCGGCCTTCTCTTGGCGGCCGATCATCCGCAATGCGGAGTGGAAGCAGGCGGCGTAGCCGATCGCGAAAAGCTGTTCGGGGTTGGTGCCATTGCCGCTGCCGCCCATCTCCTTGGGGATGGCGAGGTCGAGGTCGAGTCGGCCATCGGAGGTGCGGCCCTTGCCGTCTCGGCCTTCCCCGGTGACCAATGCCTCGGCGGTGTAGAGAGTGCTCACGCGGATTCCTTTCGTAGTGATGCCTGTAGGGCATCGGTGAGTTGACAGACCGCGTCGCGCAGGTCCGTGGCCTCCCGCTCGGCGATGCCGGTGGCGAGGGCGAGCTTTTCGGGAATGCATTGAGCTTTCCGCTCCAGATGCCGCCCGGCCGGGGTGAGCGTGACCTCGACCAGGCGCTCGTCGGAGGCGGATCGTTCGCGCCGGATGAGTCCGTTGGTTTCCAATCGCTTCAGCAGGGGGGAGAGGGTGCCGGAGTCCAGGCGTAGTCGCTCGCCGAGTCTGCTGACGGTGGCGCGGTCCTCTTCCCATAGCGCCAAGAGGACCAGGTACTGGGGATAGGTCAGGTTCAGTTCGGTCAGGATCGGGCGGTACACCGCGGTCATCGCACGCGACGCCGAGTACAGGGCGAAGCACAACTGATGGTCCAGTCCGAGCGCGCTCATCACAATACGGTAGCCCACAATTCAATTGTGCACAATTGATACAGGGCGGTTTCGTTCACAGGTAACTCACAGTGGCGACCCAGTGACAACAGAGCCGCGCCGACCATGGTGATTCTCGTGACCAGTGTGATGCAGCCGATCGATACCCCGACGGCACCGACCGCGATCCGCGCGACGACTCTCGACATCGTGATCCCCGTATACAACGAGGAGCACGACTTGGAGCCATGCGTGCGGCGGTTGCATGCGTTCCTGGCGGACGAGGTTCCGTATTCCGCCCGTATCACCATCGCCGACAACGCCAGCACCGACAGCACGCTGAAGATCGCACACCGTCTCTCACGCGAGCTGGTCGGCGTCGACGTGCTGCACTTGGAGGAGAAGGGGCGGGGGCGGGCACTCGCGGCTGCCTGGCTGTCCTCGGACGCCGAGGTGGTCGCCTACTGCGATGTGGACTTGTCCACCGACCTCAACGCGCTCATGCCGCTGGTGGCGCCACTGATTTCGGGACACTCCGATGTCGCGTACGGCTCGCGGCTCAACCGCAACTCGCGGGTGGTGCGCGGCCCCAAGCGCGAGTTCATCTCGCGCACCTACAACCTGATTTTGCATGCCTCGCTACAGGTCCGGTTCTCCGACGCTCAGTGCGGCTTCAAGGCGATCCGTACCGATGTCGCGCGCCAACTGCTGCCGCTGGTCGAGGACAAGGAGTGGTTCTTCGACACTGAGCTGTTGGTGCTCGCCGAGCGGGTCGGCCTGCGCATCCACGAGGTGCCGGTCGACTGGGTGGATGACCCGGACAGCCGGGTGGACATCGTCGACACCGTGCGCAAAGACCTGCTCGGCATCTGGCGGCTGGGCCGG
It includes:
- a CDS encoding lipase family protein, with protein sequence MPSMTIGKYCAQAKARTVAIDCDRRRWRAAIRSVAVLLVSLALTPFFAPGAARADESRYWQFYTPPEPLPAGALGDLIRTEPSRLALEPSGQLGSYVGTGTRIMYRSTDNNGKPVAATGTYIEPDNPWPGDGPRPLLVYAPLPNGMGEQCAASRLINQGIHASGDTGFDLMVNLDSMFLTTLLARGYSIVIPDGIGSGVHGRMAPQLLMRIASATAVIDAARAAKKLPGTSLTPDGPVAFWGWFSGGSAALAAAELASTYGPELKIAGTVAMEPVTDMASVASSADGSFLVGAMGWLLNAIVATYPEFDQPLREMLTPRGLEMFENTAGQCMLQTGTDYAFRHVQPWFKNDILQAVRQEPFKSLSDAQRIGNHKPTGPVYIEHNRWDPVGPYADAMATAKDWCAMGADVTFWTNELPPLFNKLGTNLFLAPLVDGERNMAWLADRFNGVPTSSNCSELP
- a CDS encoding saccharopine dehydrogenase family protein, which gives rise to MKILALGGAGAMGAAAVRAALDIPGVEEIVVADQDLGAAEALVRRLGEGPVPTRAMCVDVTDAGALRTALEDVDLVLNTVGPYFRFGLTVLRMAIETRTHYLDICDDWEPTLQMLGLDEIARAHGVCAVIGMGASPGISNLLAATAAAELDEVDDVYTAWPVDVGGSGADTEEKSQLLGADGRPTAAATHWMEQASGTITAVGAGRLVEKRPLSPVSLELPAGRRGTAYSIGHPEPITVQRTLKPRGDALNLMVIKPWTVAYLDTLRRDMDAGRLSREEAAEAFAVPKFRRVLRSAYVALRLRGPGTLPPFFAAVTGERHENRYTVLARLNLEGSQSHPIRTALRDMARITGVPLALGMAQVIDGSGRRPGVHPPEAVIEPARFFADLAVALGCDSGVSPYLVEQQPLP
- a CDS encoding PaaX family transcriptional regulator C-terminal domain-containing protein produces the protein MDIQHVLNADISTRSVVESMIREDATIATGELYDVANILGMSDQQVRLCIKRLVAEGRFTQEGRGRKAILHATGATRNTLEPDLDFVRYMYQQDRGLAPWDGGWHLTAFAVPESARTARDAMREEIVRLGGAPIQGGLYVCANAWESRVGAAAERLGVAEHVTMFTTTDLAIGGETGARELAERLWPIDAIAERHRRLLAVAEGLLPVLRTASPTELLTLAVALAAEFTRAVEPDPLLPPQLLPQPWVGAAARSAAAACWAELAKTEADQSIRLFGWYREAIQQII
- a CDS encoding alpha/beta hydrolase family protein, translating into MLVAAACVIALVLGTGGWIIYANDFAIREERLTIPGSVQPLQATLALPKDGNGPFGLVVFIHGDGPADATRNSFYKPIWESFAKAGYASLSWNKPGIDGAAGNWLDQSMHDRATEAEAAIRWARGRADIDPRRIGMWGISQGGWVVPEVAARTPDLQFVILVGAAVNWLRQGEFNTRAKLTHQGASESEIAAALDSHNATLQPLRDNATYEQYLATQHDSDPMSADRWNFVRKNYLSDVTGILPQVKVPVLLALGDDDLNVDVNETERVYRQLLPPQQLTVQRYPDASHNIVKADLDNDQNWRSTLVAVFAPRSLYAPGYLENMRNYVAGQPVH
- a CDS encoding organic hydroperoxide resistance protein — translated: MSTLYTAEALVTGEGRDGKGRTSDGRLDLDLAIPKEMGGSGNGTNPEQLFAIGYAACFHSALRMIGRQEKADITDSSVGARVSLGPTDNGGFALAVELEVTLPNLDHDAAQQLTEKAHQVCPYSNATRGNIDVTLVVTDD
- a CDS encoding MarR family winged helix-turn-helix transcriptional regulator, which gives rise to MSALGLDHQLCFALYSASRAMTAVYRPILTELNLTYPQYLVLLALWEEDRATVSRLGERLRLDSGTLSPLLKRLETNGLIRRERSASDERLVEVTLTPAGRHLERKAQCIPEKLALATGIAEREATDLRDAVCQLTDALQASLRKESA